Proteins from a single region of Butyrivibrio fibrisolvens:
- a CDS encoding PHP domain-containing protein: MIDGHIHIEYGDYTLDWIQKFVDKAVEMELDEIRLLEHNYMFKEFEPMYDTVRAKSDFVDNWFLRKAGKKSYEEYLDLIDKVRARQYPVKIKFGLEVCFFKDSVDLVKELTKDKGFDFLLGSIHFVDNFAFDHTAQLWEGIDVDKTYKTFFEDSIELARSKAFDGIGHPDSIKLFGHRPSYDLTDYYERLAIALSDSNMYADQNSGTQRRCPDTSPLGMDKELIKALKRHNVKIITSSDAHHPEDVGYKIRELQDVVMTCQ; encoded by the coding sequence ATGATAGACGGACACATTCATATAGAGTATGGAGATTATACACTTGACTGGATACAGAAGTTTGTTGATAAGGCTGTGGAAATGGAGCTTGATGAGATAAGGCTTCTCGAGCATAACTATATGTTTAAAGAGTTCGAACCCATGTACGACACAGTTCGTGCCAAGAGTGACTTTGTAGACAACTGGTTTTTACGAAAAGCGGGAAAAAAGAGCTACGAAGAGTACCTTGACCTAATAGATAAAGTCAGGGCCAGACAGTATCCTGTAAAAATTAAATTTGGACTTGAAGTATGTTTTTTCAAGGATTCCGTGGATCTGGTCAAAGAACTTACCAAGGATAAAGGCTTTGACTTTTTACTTGGCAGCATCCATTTTGTCGATAACTTCGCCTTTGACCACACAGCACAGTTATGGGAAGGAATCGATGTAGATAAGACCTATAAAACCTTCTTTGAAGACTCAATAGAACTTGCGAGGAGCAAAGCTTTCGACGGCATTGGCCATCCCGATTCAATAAAACTATTCGGTCATAGACCATCCTATGACCTGACAGATTATTATGAAAGGCTCGCAATAGCCCTTTCAGACAGCAATATGTACGCCGACCAGAACAGCGGAACTCAGAGAAGATGCCCGGATACATCTCCCCTTGGCATGGATAAAGAACTTATAAAAGCGCTTAAAAGACATAATGTAAAAATTATTACATCTTCAGATGCACATCACCCTGAGGACGTAGGTTACAAGATCAGAGAATTACAGGATGTAGTTATGACATGCCAATAA
- a CDS encoding GNAT family N-acetyltransferase produces MNKTGTRTLETSRLILRRFTIEDADDMYNNWASDPEVTEFLTWSPHPNVDFTRQLLKDWISKYEDGAYFNWVIELKENGQAIGNISVVELNEKLEAAEIGYCMSKNYWGQGIMPEALKAVMDYLFDVVNLNRVAACHDANNPKSGRVMDKAGMKLEGTLRATGKNNKGILYDKVWHSMIKSDRC; encoded by the coding sequence ATGAACAAGACAGGAACACGTACATTAGAAACATCAAGACTTATACTTAGGAGATTCACCATCGAGGATGCCGATGACATGTACAACAACTGGGCATCAGATCCCGAAGTTACGGAATTTCTCACCTGGTCTCCACATCCAAATGTAGATTTTACAAGGCAGCTTTTAAAAGACTGGATCAGTAAATATGAAGATGGTGCATATTTTAACTGGGTAATTGAACTTAAGGAAAATGGGCAGGCTATAGGAAATATTTCAGTAGTTGAACTTAATGAAAAGTTAGAAGCCGCAGAAATAGGATATTGTATGAGCAAAAACTACTGGGGACAAGGCATAATGCCTGAAGCATTGAAGGCAGTTATGGATTACCTGTTTGATGTCGTTAATCTTAACCGCGTTGCGGCCTGCCACGATGCAAATAATCCTAAATCCGGCAGAGTAATGGACAAAGCTGGAATGAAGCTAGAAGGAACTTTGCGTGCGACAGGAAAGAATAATAAAGGAATTCTATATGATAAAGTGTGGCATTCAATGATTAAAAGTGATAGATGTTAG
- a CDS encoding class I SAM-dependent methyltransferase: protein MGVLTGKEWAFDTAASKYERMRPGYTEDLYKQIFDYCSIDEQSELIEVGIGGGQATLPFLKKNSHVTAIEYGKNLADICKEKFKDYTGFEVITSKFEDVELNDNAYDLIYSASAFHWISEEIGYTKVYKALKPGGVIRIYDTMDLQLARKVK, encoded by the coding sequence ATGGGAGTATTAACTGGGAAAGAATGGGCTTTTGATACCGCTGCATCCAAATATGAGAGGATGCGACCTGGGTATACAGAAGATTTATATAAACAGATATTTGATTATTGCTCTATAGATGAGCAAAGTGAACTTATTGAGGTTGGTATAGGAGGAGGCCAGGCTACACTGCCTTTTCTTAAAAAGAACTCTCATGTTACTGCTATTGAGTATGGGAAGAACCTTGCTGATATATGTAAAGAGAAGTTCAAGGATTATACAGGCTTTGAAGTCATAACATCAAAGTTTGAGGACGTAGAACTTAATGATAATGCCTATGATTTAATATATTCTGCATCAGCTTTTCACTGGATATCGGAAGAAATTGGATATACAAAAGTATATAAAGCTTTAAAGCCCGGCGGAGTGATCAGGATATACGATACCATGGATCTCCAGTTGGCTAGAAAAGTGAAATAG
- a CDS encoding GntR family transcriptional regulator produces MHIILNNTSMVPIYEQLVNQVKNEIINGELAENEALPSVRALSGELRISALTVKKAYDKLEEEGFVITVHGKGTFVAATDKSLAMEARRKTVEDDFAAAIQKASAVGFTKEDILEIVQIILEEN; encoded by the coding sequence ATGCATATCATTTTAAATAACACCTCAATGGTGCCAATCTACGAACAGCTTGTGAATCAGGTCAAGAACGAGATAATAAACGGTGAACTTGCCGAGAATGAAGCACTTCCCTCGGTCAGAGCATTATCCGGAGAACTAAGGATTAGTGCTCTTACAGTCAAAAAAGCCTATGACAAACTGGAAGAGGAAGGATTCGTCATAACGGTGCATGGAAAAGGCACCTTTGTAGCTGCAACCGACAAGTCTCTTGCAATGGAAGCAAGAAGGAAGACCGTGGAAGATGACTTTGCAGCCGCAATTCAGAAAGCAAGCGCAGTTGGCTTTACCAAAGAGGATATTCTTGAGATCGTACAGATCATATTGGAGGAAAACTGA
- a CDS encoding MATE family efflux transporter: MTNTEQTTQNMTSGNSMKQIILFFLPLLWGNLFQQLYSLVDSIIVGKGISDQALAAVGATGTLNFLILGFVVGMTRGFGITFAQSFGKNDMAMLNAYIRAAKKLSITFGIAFTVVCVSLLNKMLTFLNTPEDIFDDSYRYFAVILLGIVVTVMNNLEITILQSMGDSRTPLTAMICSSLVNIMLDIIFIMAFGTGVVGAAVATVVSQFVSYLLCLKKLRTIDFMSLGKDTSEIADEKNILVELMKIGLPVALMNSVTAAGAMVLQYFVNLMGSAYVAAYSACMKFASLFEQFGMSVGLSMMTFVGQNKGAGKYDRIRTGVRQGLMLSTLVNVPISLLMIFVPGSLARMLLTDNMIIGYCTDFMPIMGISFFALGWLFVYRYSVQGLGNTFIPMLSGGLEVIMRLIFGFLVGRNGFKGIAISEVSAWIGAFLMLMVTYYCLIGKRTKVI, translated from the coding sequence ATGACAAATACAGAACAGACCACACAAAATATGACCTCAGGAAACAGTATGAAACAGATCATACTGTTCTTTTTGCCCTTATTATGGGGAAATCTTTTCCAACAACTATATAGTCTTGTGGATAGCATTATAGTTGGCAAGGGAATCTCGGATCAGGCGCTGGCTGCTGTTGGGGCAACCGGGACACTTAACTTCCTTATACTTGGATTTGTTGTGGGGATGACCAGAGGATTTGGCATAACCTTTGCCCAGAGCTTTGGAAAAAACGATATGGCTATGCTGAATGCATACATCAGAGCAGCCAAGAAGCTCAGTATCACGTTTGGAATAGCCTTTACTGTTGTATGCGTTTCTTTGCTCAATAAGATGCTGACGTTCTTGAACACTCCTGAAGATATCTTTGACGATTCGTATAGATATTTTGCTGTGATCTTATTGGGAATTGTAGTGACGGTTATGAATAACCTTGAGATTACAATTCTCCAGTCAATGGGAGATTCCAGAACGCCCCTCACTGCTATGATCTGTTCATCACTCGTGAACATCATGCTTGATATTATTTTCATAATGGCCTTTGGCACAGGAGTTGTCGGAGCAGCAGTGGCAACAGTGGTCTCTCAGTTTGTATCATACCTTTTGTGCCTTAAAAAGCTTAGAACCATCGATTTTATGAGTCTGGGAAAAGACACGTCAGAAATAGCAGATGAAAAGAATATATTGGTTGAACTGATGAAAATAGGACTTCCTGTGGCACTTATGAATTCGGTCACAGCTGCAGGGGCCATGGTATTGCAGTACTTCGTAAATCTTATGGGAAGTGCATATGTGGCAGCCTATTCAGCCTGCATGAAATTTGCATCACTCTTTGAGCAGTTCGGAATGTCCGTAGGTCTTTCCATGATGACCTTTGTGGGGCAAAATAAGGGCGCTGGCAAATATGACAGGATACGCACAGGAGTAAGACAGGGCCTGATGCTCTCTACACTTGTGAATGTGCCTATATCGCTCCTTATGATATTTGTGCCCGGAAGCCTGGCAAGGATGCTGCTGACTGACAACATGATAATCGGTTATTGTACCGATTTCATGCCGATCATGGGAATAAGCTTTTTTGCCCTGGGCTGGCTTTTTGTATACAGATATTCTGTTCAGGGGTTGGGCAATACCTTTATACCAATGCTCTCAGGCGGGCTCGAAGTCATTATGAGACTGATCTTTGGCTTTTTGGTAGGAAGGAACGGATTTAAGGGAATTGCCATTTCTGAAGTATCTGCATGGATAGGCGCTTTTTTGATGCTCATGGTGACATACTATTGTTTAATTGGCAAAAGAACTAAAGTTATATAG
- a CDS encoding GNAT family N-acetyltransferase: MDFRKATLEDIDMLVTTRIEVLRAANGLDAGVDMSEVEKESREYYSRALTDNTHTAYLVSDGDTFVGAGGVSYFKVMPTYHNPSGEKAYIMNMYTAPAYRRQGIAYKTLDLLVKNAKSRGITAISLEATDMGRPLYEKYGFVKMNNEMELSGDAK, from the coding sequence ATGGATTTCAGAAAGGCAACTTTAGAAGATATTGATATGCTTGTTACTACAAGAATAGAAGTGCTTAGGGCCGCAAATGGGCTTGATGCAGGTGTCGACATGTCAGAAGTGGAGAAGGAATCCAGAGAATACTATTCCAGAGCACTTACAGATAATACGCATACTGCATATTTAGTATCCGATGGAGATACATTTGTAGGTGCCGGAGGTGTGAGCTATTTCAAGGTCATGCCTACTTACCATAATCCAAGCGGTGAAAAGGCCTATATTATGAACATGTATACCGCTCCGGCCTATCGAAGACAAGGCATTGCTTATAAAACACTGGATCTTCTTGTGAAGAATGCTAAGAGCAGGGGAATAACAGCGATTTCTCTTGAAGCTACTGATATGGGAAGGCCTCTGTATGAGAAGTATGGCTTTGTAAAAATGAATAATGAAATGGAACTTAGTGGAGATGCAAAATGA
- a CDS encoding ABC transporter ATP-binding protein yields the protein MVKVENLIKNYGDFKLEVSLEIPDGAVTGIVGKNGAGKSTTIKSILGLIKPDGGHVTANGKEASKLTGKDKQEIGVALSDSGFSSFLTVKDITAILKKMYPSFNEDLFRKNCSSQGLPENKQIKDFSTGMKAKLRVLVAMSHNAKLLIMDEPTAGLDVEARNEILDLLREYLLEDENRSILITSHISSDLEGLCDDIYLIHDGKIVLHEDTDAILGNYGILKVSEEAYEKLDKSYILSTKKDHFGYSCFTNEKQFYAENNPNIVIENSGIDDLILMMTGGN from the coding sequence ATGGTTAAAGTTGAGAATCTTATAAAAAACTACGGAGATTTTAAACTGGAAGTCTCTTTAGAAATACCGGATGGAGCAGTTACCGGAATAGTTGGAAAAAACGGCGCCGGAAAGAGTACCACGATCAAGTCGATCCTTGGACTTATTAAGCCGGACGGCGGACATGTCACAGCTAACGGTAAGGAAGCATCAAAACTTACTGGAAAAGATAAACAAGAGATAGGCGTTGCCCTGTCAGACTCGGGCTTTAGCTCTTTTCTAACAGTTAAGGATATTACAGCAATACTCAAAAAGATGTACCCTTCCTTTAACGAAGATCTTTTTAGAAAAAACTGTTCATCCCAAGGACTTCCTGAAAATAAACAGATCAAGGATTTTTCAACAGGAATGAAAGCTAAACTCCGCGTGCTTGTAGCCATGAGCCATAATGCAAAGCTACTCATCATGGATGAGCCAACAGCAGGCCTTGACGTTGAAGCAAGAAACGAGATACTTGACCTTCTCAGAGAGTACCTGCTTGAGGATGAAAACCGTTCGATCCTTATCACATCCCACATATCCTCAGACCTTGAGGGACTTTGTGATGATATCTACCTGATCCATGATGGCAAGATAGTCCTTCACGAGGATACAGATGCGATACTTGGCAATTACGGCATACTTAAGGTAAGCGAAGAAGCTTATGAGAAGCTTGATAAGAGCTATATCCTCAGCACCAAAAAAGACCACTTCGGATATTCCTGCTTCACAAATGAAAAGCAGTTTTATGCAGAAAACAACCCGAATATAGTCATTGAAAACAGTGGAATAGATGACCTTATATTGATGATGACAGGAGGTAACTAA
- a CDS encoding CD3324 family protein has protein sequence MSYIKAETILPQDLIEVIQQYVSGKNIYIPCKEKQDWGSQTHSKQYYAARNRNIYKEYKNGFTVTDLSKKYSLSEKSVYRVLKSQNR, from the coding sequence ATGAGCTATATCAAAGCAGAAACGATTCTGCCCCAAGATCTCATCGAGGTTATTCAGCAATATGTAAGCGGTAAAAATATTTATATTCCGTGTAAAGAAAAACAGGACTGGGGAAGCCAGACTCATTCGAAACAATATTATGCAGCAAGAAATCGGAATATATACAAAGAGTATAAAAATGGATTTACTGTGACAGACTTATCCAAGAAATATTCTTTATCGGAAAAATCAGTTTACAGAGTACTGAAAAGCCAGAATAGATAA
- a CDS encoding NUDIX domain-containing protein → MIFAVPMMDERAAVMELWDAYDSKLNKIDGMTLIRGEEVPNGFFHLVSEIIVRHVDGTYLLMQREHGRHLGGMWEATAGGSALQGEDPLACALRELSEETGIKADKLTEVGRVLHHLHRSIYVDYLCETNIDKNSVVLQEGETSAYKWVSAEELRSMPREALATQRMLNFIEELN, encoded by the coding sequence ATGATATTTGCAGTACCTATGATGGATGAAAGGGCAGCAGTAATGGAACTATGGGACGCTTATGATTCAAAACTTAATAAAATTGATGGAATGACACTAATTCGCGGGGAAGAAGTTCCAAACGGATTCTTTCATCTTGTGTCTGAAATTATTGTTAGACACGTTGATGGCACTTATTTACTTATGCAAAGAGAGCATGGAAGGCATCTGGGAGGAATGTGGGAAGCCACTGCAGGAGGATCTGCACTTCAAGGCGAAGATCCGCTTGCTTGTGCGCTACGCGAACTTTCAGAAGAAACAGGAATTAAAGCCGATAAGCTTACAGAAGTAGGTCGTGTTCTGCATCACCTACATAGATCAATATATGTGGATTACCTTTGTGAGACTAATATTGATAAAAACAGTGTGGTATTGCAGGAAGGAGAAACGTCTGCATATAAATGGGTATCGGCAGAGGAACTGCGCTCAATGCCCCGTGAGGCGCTTGCAACACAAAGGATGCTGAATTTTATTGAAGAACTTAATTGA
- a CDS encoding helix-turn-helix domain-containing protein: protein MENLRLLIQALEYIEDNLTQPIKTEAIADHLHCSKSTIEKLFKYINNISIRDYIIRRRMSKASRDIVHSPEKSLLDIGIEYGYGSNEAFTRAFYSVWQVSPSEFRKNPSLFELFPGYRIDRELMEEKTMADRKKIDISELYDCIKGRKGCFLILGDIKSLIPINEISHKAGDLAIITAMKRMEQAAGPDDVVFRIGGDEFVMLTNSSDENYAKKVCEEILNHNEECIVWEGKEIPMSMYVKAVRYEGGTALRYSEFFTMLQNELSDEYKKQYSG, encoded by the coding sequence ATGGAGAACTTAAGACTCCTTATACAGGCTTTGGAATATATCGAAGATAATCTGACGCAGCCTATCAAAACGGAAGCCATTGCTGATCATCTGCACTGCTCTAAATCCACTATTGAAAAGCTTTTCAAGTACATTAACAACATAAGTATCAGGGATTACATAATCCGTAGGCGTATGAGCAAGGCTTCAAGAGACATTGTCCACAGTCCCGAAAAATCACTTCTCGATATAGGTATAGAGTACGGATATGGCAGTAATGAAGCCTTCACAAGGGCTTTTTATAGTGTGTGGCAGGTATCGCCGTCGGAGTTTCGAAAGAATCCCTCTTTATTTGAGCTTTTTCCCGGATACAGAATTGACCGGGAGCTAATGGAGGAAAAGACGATGGCAGATAGAAAGAAAATTGATATTAGTGAATTATATGACTGTATAAAAGGCAGAAAAGGATGCTTCCTTATCCTTGGAGACATCAAAAGCCTTATACCTATCAACGAGATCTCCCATAAAGCAGGTGACCTTGCAATAATAACTGCCATGAAACGAATGGAGCAGGCAGCAGGACCTGATGACGTTGTTTTCAGGATTGGCGGCGATGAATTTGTCATGCTTACAAACTCATCAGATGAAAATTATGCCAAGAAAGTCTGTGAGGAAATCTTAAATCACAATGAAGAGTGCATAGTATGGGAGGGAAAAGAAATCCCGATGTCAATGTACGTTAAGGCAGTTCGCTATGAAGGCGGCACAGCCCTTAGATATTCTGAGTTTTTTACCATGCTTCAAAATGAACTCAGTGATGAGTACAAAAAGCAGTATTCGGGCTGA
- a CDS encoding DUF2441 domain-containing protein produces the protein MEEQFFYHVISDMPKKTGEHIVLDKSHPNGVHKRVYDHIKIVEDIYNNPDKYKDTELDYPVIVALRELALEKVRKQKYPQYPSRMASIYVSRSFKEAEQWGDYFAKLGRPTYGIAKVKVNGNTYEGDAYKCFDGCVSEEENLKMAEVYWRNGENDDGHREILEILAAGDIEVIEIVKEINANI, from the coding sequence ATGGAAGAACAATTTTTTTATCATGTAATATCGGATATGCCCAAGAAAACAGGGGAGCATATAGTATTGGATAAAAGCCATCCTAATGGCGTTCATAAGAGAGTATATGACCATATCAAAATAGTTGAAGACATATACAATAATCCGGATAAATACAAGGATACAGAACTTGATTATCCGGTAATAGTTGCTCTTCGAGAACTTGCACTTGAGAAAGTTAGAAAGCAAAAGTATCCGCAGTATCCTTCAAGAATGGCATCGATCTATGTTTCAAGATCATTCAAAGAAGCAGAACAATGGGGAGATTATTTTGCCAAACTTGGTCGTCCGACATATGGAATTGCAAAGGTCAAGGTTAATGGCAATACCTATGAAGGAGATGCATATAAGTGCTTTGACGGATGCGTTTCTGAAGAAGAAAATCTTAAAATGGCTGAAGTATACTGGCGCAATGGAGAAAACGACGATGGCCACCGAGAAATTCTAGAGATTCTTGCGGCTGGTGATATTGAAGTTATTGAGATTGTAAAAGAAATTAACGCTAATATTTGA
- a CDS encoding ABC-2 transporter permease, which produces MLGLIEKDLRLTLVRKQTLVIFLVMALVMGMSMNGSFLISYLTMLAMIVGTGSITYDEYDNGFSFLMTLPFDRKTYVREKYLFSLIVSVAAWCFGAIVFAIIDVVRNGGASLSEIPMMTAVIPSMYIATAIIIPLQFKYGAEKSRLALFTIFGLIAVLVLGSKSLLKDSITPVVNIINTLQNLSGAVIILILVTFCGIVSVISYLFSVQIMEKKEF; this is translated from the coding sequence ATGCTTGGACTTATAGAAAAAGATCTTAGACTCACACTAGTCAGAAAGCAGACACTTGTAATATTCCTGGTAATGGCACTTGTTATGGGAATGTCGATGAATGGATCCTTCCTCATCTCGTACCTTACGATGCTTGCAATGATAGTCGGAACAGGAAGCATAACTTATGATGAATACGACAACGGCTTTTCGTTCCTGATGACACTTCCCTTCGACAGAAAGACATATGTAAGAGAGAAGTATCTGTTCAGCCTGATCGTATCTGTTGCAGCATGGTGCTTTGGAGCTATAGTCTTTGCCATTATCGATGTAGTTCGAAATGGAGGCGCCAGCCTCTCAGAGATCCCGATGATGACCGCAGTAATACCATCCATGTATATTGCAACAGCCATCATAATCCCTCTTCAGTTTAAGTATGGCGCAGAAAAAAGCAGACTCGCACTCTTTACAATATTTGGCCTTATTGCAGTTCTGGTGCTCGGATCTAAATCACTTTTAAAAGATTCAATTACTCCTGTGGTTAATATCATAAACACACTCCAAAATCTTTCAGGAGCTGTGATAATCTTGATCCTTGTTACATTTTGCGGCATTGTTTCAGTCATATCCTACCTGTTTAGCGTACAGATCATGGAGAAAAAAGAATTCTGA
- a CDS encoding alpha/beta hydrolase-fold protein: MIAEGKHIYIYGEKGKAAPLIVMNTFQGNGSDVYSALCTIAEKELNLAVISDINWNEEMSPWECAPLYKNDSPYTGGADKYLDKLTGSIIPAIKAELGAEPEYTAIAGYSLGGLFAIYSLYRTDVFSRAVSASGSMWYPSFLEYAEKNNFGKMPSRVYFSLGDREARTRNALLSTVEDKTGKVYDQYKNKGIETTFEMNPGNHFKDADLRLAKGIAWILK, encoded by the coding sequence ATGATAGCTGAAGGAAAGCATATCTATATATATGGTGAAAAGGGGAAAGCTGCGCCACTCATAGTCATGAATACATTTCAGGGCAATGGAAGTGATGTTTATAGCGCGCTTTGTACTATAGCGGAAAAAGAGCTGAATCTTGCTGTTATAAGTGATATCAACTGGAATGAGGAGATGTCCCCCTGGGAATGTGCTCCTTTGTATAAAAATGATAGCCCCTACACAGGAGGGGCAGATAAATATCTTGATAAGCTGACTGGAAGCATAATCCCTGCTATAAAAGCTGAGCTTGGTGCAGAGCCTGAATATACGGCTATTGCAGGCTATTCACTTGGAGGATTGTTCGCTATTTACAGCTTGTACAGGACTGATGTGTTCTCAAGAGCAGTAAGTGCATCCGGATCTATGTGGTATCCTTCATTTTTAGAATATGCAGAAAAAAATAATTTTGGTAAAATGCCTTCAAGAGTATATTTTTCCCTTGGCGATAGAGAGGCGCGCACTCGCAACGCGCTTCTTAGCACAGTTGAAGATAAGACCGGAAAAGTTTATGATCAATACAAGAATAAGGGCATAGAAACTACGTTTGAAATGAATCCCGGAAATCATTTCAAAGATGCGGATCTGCGTCTTGCAAAGGGAATAGCCTGGATACTTAAATGA